The sequence ATCAAGCACGGCAAGATGATCCTCTGCGAAAAGCCGCTCGCGCTGAACGGCCCGCAGGGCGAGAAGATGGTCGAGGCGGTGGAAGCCTCCGGCCTGCCGAACCTCGTCTGGTACAACTACCGCTTCCTGCCCGCCGTCACGCTGGCGAAGAACATCGTCGCCGCCGGTGAACTCGGCCGTGTCTTCCACTACCGCGCGAACTTCCTGCAGGACTGGACGATTTCCCAGGATCTCCCGCAGGGCGGCGCCGGCCTGTGGCGTCTCGATGCCGCGGCGGCGGGTTCCGGCGTGACCGGCGACCTCCTGGCCCACTGCATCGACACCGCGCGCTGGATCAACGGCGAGATCGTGCAGGTTTCCGCGATGACCGAGACCTTCATCAAGGAGCGCGTCCACACCGCCACCGGTGAGAAGCAGGCCGTGACCATCGACGACGCGTGCGCCTTCCTGGCCCGCTTCGAGAACGGCTCGCTGGCGATCTTCGAATCCACCCGCTACGCCCGCGGCCACAAGGCGCTCTACACCTTCGAGATCAACGGCGAGAAGAAGTCGCTGGCGTGGGATCTCCACGACCTCAACCGCCTGTCGTACTTCGACCACGGCGTTCCCGGCGACCGCCGGAGCTGGGGCAGCATCCATTGCTCGGATGGCGATCACCCATACGCGGGCAACTGGTGGGTGCCGGGCCTGTGCCTCGGCTACGAGCACTCGTTCACCCACGCGCTCTATGAGTTCTTCAAGTCGCTGGACAACCCGTCCGCCGAGAAGGCCTATCCGGACTTCCGCCACGCGCTCGGCACGCAGTATGTCTGCGATGCCGTGCTGGAATCGGCGAAGACCGGCCAGTGGGTCGAGGTGAAGCGGGCGTGAGTTAGATCACATCGCCCGGACACCTCACCGGGGCGTCCTTTCAGAACCGGCGCGGGCCATGCGGCCTGGCGCCGGTTTTTGTTTGGGCGGCGGGCTGTTTCACCGCGTAGGGCTCGTCGGCGGTGCCTGCGGCGAACATCACCAGCACCACGGGGCGCTTGCTGTTGTTGCGGCCGTTGTGCATCACGTTGACGGTTTCCGCGAAGGCCTGCCCGCCTTTGAGATGCTTCGTCTCGCCGGTTTCCAGTTTCACATCGAGTTCGCCCTCCAGGATGTAGGCGAAGCACGGCACGGGATGACGGTGCCAGCCGGTCTCGGCTCCGGGCGGGATCACCACCCGCACCGCCGAGACTTCCGCCGGATAGGCCGGCCAAGTGATCGGCTGGCCGGCGGCATCGACGCGGGTCTTCATCAGCGGCGTGACCGCGATGGTCTTCGAGTAGGCCTTCTCGGCATCAGGACCGGCGGCGAAGAGCGGGCTGGCGAGAGTGAACGCGGCGAGGGAAACAAGGGCGGTTTTCATGGGTGAGGGTGCCGGTAGTTAGAACACCGGCACCGACCGGGACAAGGCAGGAGAATGTCCGGGTTCCGGAAGGAGATCGGACAGCTCACTTGATCGAAAACAGGTGGCCGTAGCGATCCAGCTTGGGATCGCCGGGACTCAGGTCGGTCCATTCCCTCACGCTGATTTCATCCAGAGGAAGGTCCAGTTTGCCTTTGGATGCCGCCTCCGCGTCATAGAGCTTGTCCGACTCGATGACCATGACGCTGGGAAGAGGGGATTTGCTGTCCGCGGCTACGGAGAAGGTCACGTAACGGTAGGTGGAATCGTAGTTGAAGAACTCTTCCATCTCCTTCCTGAGGTTGGAAGACAGGCCGGTCTTCTCCACGAAATCCCGGTCTTCCGGGGACAGGGATTGGAGGTATTGATCGAACATCGTGTCGAGTTCCTCCGCGTCCGGCTTCTTCAGCAGCGAGCAGCAGGTGGAGTTCCCTGCGTCATCCACATATTGGGAAAAGGGTTTGGCTCTCTTGCCCTCGAGATCCTTCAGGTGCTGGCGGGATTGATCGTGGATGGCGAATGCCCGGGGCGCGTCGCTGCCCGAGAGATTGAGCACGGGCGGCTCCTTGGCGTTCCGGGGATCGGAGATCCGTCGCGAACTGTCCTCCGTGGCGATCTCTGTCTGCCCGGCGTGGTCTTTCGAACGATCGGGATGGCCCTCATGGCCCGCCTGCGGCTTCCGGCTGCCCGTTCGTGAAATGAAGAGCGCGGCGAGGAGGAGCGCTGCCGCGATTCCCACCATGCCGTTTCGAATGCCGTTCCGAGAGAGTTTCAACGCGGGTGTCGACTCCTGTTGGGGAGACATGGGAGGGATAGCGTTTCCGGCCGCAAATGGATATTCCAAAATCCGACGTGGAATCCACGCGCGGAGGGTGCGCGTGGCACCCTCCTTTGGGTGGATTCCGGCTCAGTGACCCGCGCGCCGTTGCTCACTCTCAAGGATCATTTCCGAGAGATCGGCGGCGGGACGGATTTCGAACGGACCGGCCTTCACGCCCGGATGCTTCGACATGATCTGGATGGCGTGGTTCAGGTCGCGGGCTTCCAGGATGAGGATGCCGCCGATCTGCTCCTTGGTCTCGGCGTAGGGGCCGTCGGTGATGGCCACCTTGCCGTTTTCCCAGCGCAGGGTGGCGGCGGTTTGCGGTGGTTGCAGTGCCTCGCCACCCGCGAAGTGGCCGTTCTTCCGCAGCTCGTCGTCGTAGGAGAAGCACTCGTCGACCATGGCGTTGCGTTCGCTTTCGGTCAGGTTCTCGAATTTGTTCGGCTCGATGTAACCAAGGCAGATGTATTTCATGGGATGGATCGGGTTGGTGGTAGTGGCGGTTCAGGATGACCGCCTCATCAGGTGGTCGATTGGCCGGAGCGCGATTCGAC comes from Luteolibacter sp. LG18 and encodes:
- a CDS encoding Gfo/Idh/MocA family oxidoreductase; translation: MSKKEIRIGLIGYGFMGRTHSNAYSQLTHFFDTEHVPVRQAVCGRDEEKVKAFAEKWGYASYETDWRELVKREDIDAVDICTPNDSHAEIALECIKHGKMILCEKPLALNGPQGEKMVEAVEASGLPNLVWYNYRFLPAVTLAKNIVAAGELGRVFHYRANFLQDWTISQDLPQGGAGLWRLDAAAAGSGVTGDLLAHCIDTARWINGEIVQVSAMTETFIKERVHTATGEKQAVTIDDACAFLARFENGSLAIFESTRYARGHKALYTFEINGEKKSLAWDLHDLNRLSYFDHGVPGDRRSWGSIHCSDGDHPYAGNWWVPGLCLGYEHSFTHALYEFFKSLDNPSAEKAYPDFRHALGTQYVCDAVLESAKTGQWVEVKRA
- a CDS encoding cupin domain-containing protein produces the protein MKTALVSLAAFTLASPLFAAGPDAEKAYSKTIAVTPLMKTRVDAAGQPITWPAYPAEVSAVRVVIPPGAETGWHRHPVPCFAYILEGELDVKLETGETKHLKGGQAFAETVNVMHNGRNNSKRPVVLVMFAAGTADEPYAVKQPAAQTKTGARPHGPRRF
- a CDS encoding YciI family protein, coding for MKYICLGYIEPNKFENLTESERNAMVDECFSYDDELRKNGHFAGGEALQPPQTAATLRWENGKVAITDGPYAETKEQIGGILILEARDLNHAIQIMSKHPGVKAGPFEIRPAADLSEMILESEQRRAGH